The stretch of DNA CACTCGTCGAAGAAGCCTGGCGCCGCGGTGGTGTCTCCGGGGCGATAGCGGTGGCGGCGCCGCGCCACCCGCTGCAGGTACGCCAGTGTCGCCGCAGCCGCCAGTGCGGCGAGAAGGATGCCGAGGCCCCACCTCCAATCGACGGCGTTGCGCTGGTCTCCGAGGAGCTCGAAGCGACGCTGGACTCGCCATTCGGTGTCGATGCCGTCCCAAGTGTCTGCGGTGAGATCGTGGAGCACGTCGGTGCCGCGGCTGTCCACCGCGTAGGCAACGAGGTCGCCGACCGGCGACTCCTGGAACTCCGGGTTCCACACGAAGGTCTCGGATTGGATTCCGTACGTCCAGCGGTCGGTTGTCGAGTCGTCCTCCGGGCGGGTGAAGGCGACCTGGCGCCTCATCATGTCGCGATGGAGCGCCAGACGGGACGTCAGACCCGCCGCGAACCATTGACTGACGGCGTCCCGGAGCGGCTCCGGGTAGCCGTCGCGACCTTGGTCGCCGGCCAGGTCCCACAGCGCCAGATAGGTGAGGCCGACGGCCACGGCCGGCCGAAACTGGGCCGTCATCCCGGCGTCCAGCACGACGACACGATCGGAAGTGAGCACGGCCCCGTGGAGGCGCTGGTTCTCAGGCACCAATCCCCCATCGTCTGCGAGCTCGGTCTCGTCGAAGGCGCACACGACTGCGGCGTCGAGAGGCAGGACTCCGTCCATCGCGGCGAGGAGGTCCTCGATATCCGACGCGAATCGGGTGGCGATCCCGTCTTCGACGCCAGCGGTGACGAGGGTGATCGGCCCGATGGTGGCGGCAGATCGCCATGCGGTGCCGGGCGACCACCCACTGCAGGCCTCGTCCGCCGCGGCCGCCGGCACGACCGACATCGAGAGCGCGAAAACGACACAACACGTCAGCAACGAGCGCCTCACGGTCGGATGCTATCGGGGCAGCCCGCCTTCCAGAACATGCCTCGAAGCCGTTTGGCGCGGCTCGTGACGGCGGGATACGCTCACAGGAGCGCGAGGACACTCGCGGGGCTCTCCCTGAGAGGGATGAGCGATTCGAGGCGGAGACGGTTGAGTTGCGAACCCGAGCACGACTGGCGTTTGCCGGCGCTTTGATCGTCGCGCTCGTCGCCGTCTTGGGGTTCGCTGCCTTCTCGGCCGGCCAGCCCGATGCCGGTCCGAGCACGACGCCCGCTTTCGAGGCCGACATGCCGGCGGCGATCAGCGGCCGAGTGGCGGGCGCCATATTCGCCACGGAGCTGGGACCAGACGGGGTCGAAACGACCACGTCGACACCCGGCGGCTGACGTACCGCGGCTGCCACCCTCCCTACACTCTCCACCGATGAGAAGACTTCTGCGCGTGGCGGGTGTGGCGGCCGCCCTCGGGGCCCTCGCCTGGTGGATGCGGGAGAGGCTGCTGCCGCCCCCACTCGTCGACACTGAGCCGCCGCCGCCGTTCAGGGGCGCCTCCCCGGTCTCGGCGGACGCCCCGACCGCCTCGGGGCGCGGACTCGAAGCGGTGAGGGGCATCGGTCCCGTGTATGCCGGCCGGCTGGCGAGCATCGGGATCGGCTCCCTCGAGGCGCTCGCCGATGCAGAGGCCTCCTTCGTCGCCGCCGAGCTCGAGATTCCCGCAGGTCACGTCGCCGATTGGATCGCGCAGGCCGCTGCCCTGTCCCGATGAGCAGCAGGAACGCCCATGTTGTATCTGATCCCTCCCGAGGAGCTCGCCGAGGCCCTTCCGGGTGAGCCCCGATATCGCGCCGACCAGCTGAGGCGGTGGCTGTACGAGACGCCGGTACTCGGGTCGGAGGCGATGAAGAACCTCCCGGCACGCCTGCGCACCGAGATCGACTCTCGGCATTGGCCGTTCGCGGTGGACCTGGAGCAGTCGGCCGATGCGGGAACGACTCGAAAGTGGCTCTTCCGCACGCCGGACGGAGCCTCGATCGAGTCCGTGCTCATGGGATACCCGAGGCGAACGACGCTGTGCATCTCATCCCAGGCGGGCTGCGCGATGGCGTGCACGTTCTGCGCCACCGGGCAGTTCGGCTTCGAGCGTCACCTCGAGCCCGGTGAGATCGTCGCCCAGGTCGCATATGCAAACGCCCACATCCGAGAGCACGGACTCGAGAACTCGCCACAACGGGTCACCAACATCGTGTTCATGGGTATGGGCGAGCCGCTCGCCAACTTCTCACGGGTCAACGAGGCCCTTCGACGCCTCATCGAGGTGATGGGGATCTCGGCGCGCAGCATCACGGTTTCGACGGTCGGCGTCGTCCCGGGCATCCGTCGGCTCACTGAAGCCCCCTGGAAGGTGAATCTCGCCGTGTCGCTCCATGCGGCAGACGACCAGCTGCGCGACGAGCTCGTACCGCTCAACAAGCGCTACGACCTGGCGAACGTCATCGAGGCGTGCCGGCGGTACCGCGACGAGAAGGGACGGCGCATCAGCATCGAGTGGGCCCTCATCGACGGCAAGAACGACACCGTCGACCAGGCACGCAAGCTGGCAGCCATCGCCTGGGACCTCAGGGCGCACGTCAACGTCATCGCCCTCAACCAGACCCCGCTCAGCCAGGACGCTCCCCCATCGCCCCGACAGGTGCAGGCGTTCATGACGGCACTCACCGATGCCGGGGCAAACGCGACGCTTCGTGACACCCGCGGCCGGGACATCGACGCAGCCTGCGGCCAGCTGCGGGTTCGTTCAGCCACGTCGCCGAACGCCTGATCCCACCCCTCTATCCTCACGTCACCGAGTTGGGAGGG from Acidimicrobiia bacterium encodes:
- a CDS encoding helix-hairpin-helix domain-containing protein, translating into MRRLLRVAGVAAALGALAWWMRERLLPPPLVDTEPPPPFRGASPVSADAPTASGRGLEAVRGIGPVYAGRLASIGIGSLEALADAEASFVAAELEIPAGHVADWIAQAAALSR
- the rlmN gene encoding 23S rRNA (adenine(2503)-C(2))-methyltransferase RlmN, yielding MLYLIPPEELAEALPGEPRYRADQLRRWLYETPVLGSEAMKNLPARLRTEIDSRHWPFAVDLEQSADAGTTRKWLFRTPDGASIESVLMGYPRRTTLCISSQAGCAMACTFCATGQFGFERHLEPGEIVAQVAYANAHIREHGLENSPQRVTNIVFMGMGEPLANFSRVNEALRRLIEVMGISARSITVSTVGVVPGIRRLTEAPWKVNLAVSLHAADDQLRDELVPLNKRYDLANVIEACRRYRDEKGRRISIEWALIDGKNDTVDQARKLAAIAWDLRAHVNVIALNQTPLSQDAPPSPRQVQAFMTALTDAGANATLRDTRGRDIDAACGQLRVRSATSPNA